The DNA sequence GGTGAACTCGTCGAACGCGGTCGCCGACACGACCGGGTGACCTTTGCGCCGGCGCACCCACCTCAGCACGCGCTCCCCGGCCGCGAGACCGACCAGCAGCACGGCCAGGCCGGGGATCGACATCGCGAACATCATGCCCACCGCAACCACTCCCGGATCAGGGCCCGGCCGTCCGGTACAGCCGGCCACCCGGGGTCTTCCGCCAACGCCCGCACCTCGTCCACGCCCAGCCAGCCGCCCCACGCCACCTCTTCCGGCTGGTGGGTGAACGGCCCGTCGCTGCGCACCTCGTAAACGTGCGCGACGTACCGGATGGTTCCGTCCACGAACGGCGTGCTGAACCGGAACTCCGGCACCGCCCGGACGCCCAGTTCCTCGGCGAGCTCCCGCACCGCGCACTCGTCGGGCGTCTCACCCGCCGCGACCACCCCGCCGCACGTCGGGTCGTACAGCCCGGGGTAGACGTCCTTGGTGTCGGTGCGCCGGTGCACGTACAGGCGCGTCCCGTCCGAGGACCGCACGACGATCGCCGCGCACAGGTGCCACAGCCCCTCCTCGCGCATCCGTGCGCGTGTCGCCGTGCCGATGGGCGTGCCGTCGGGGTCCACCACCACTACGTGTTCCACGTGAAGATCCTCCCCAGGTAGTACCGGCCCGTGCTACCTCGGGCCGACGCCTGCCGATGCCGCCGATTCCTACCGTCGTGGCGTTCGCGTCACGAGGAGGAGTTGTGCCCACATCCCTGCGGCTCGCGGTCGCCGAGGTCCGCGACCGGCCCGGCCGCGCCGTGCTGCCCGGTGTCGCCCTGGTCGTCGGCATCGCGTGCCTGCTGGCCGCCCTGATGCTCAGCGACGCCATGGTCCGCGCCACCGACGAGGGCGCGCCCACCGTGCCCGCCGGCGTCGACCTCGTCGTCCGCCCGCCCGTGTACGGCGGCGCGGACCTCGACCAGGCGACCGCCGACCGGGTGGCGCACGTCGCCGGTGTGACGGCGGCGCAGCCGATCCGCGAGGTCCGCGCCGACCTCCTGCTCGACGGCGGCCGGGCGGGCGACCGCCGGGCCACCGCGGACATCGAGCCGGACCGCGCGGACCTGCACCGCGTGCCGATCCTGGAGGGCCGCTCGCCCGGACCGGACGGCGAGATCGCGATCGACCGGGTCACCGCCTACGAGCACGGCCTCAAGCCCGGCGCCTCGATTCGAATGGCCGACGCGGCGGGCGAGCCGATCGACGTCGTCGTCCGCGGCATCACCAAGCGCGGCTCGGTCGGCGAGGAGCCGGTGATCGTGGTCGGCGAGGCCCTGGCCGCCAGGCTCGGCGGCACACCCCGCGTCGAGGCGATCTACGTCGTCGGCGGCGACCGGGCCGCCGTCGCGCAGGTGGTGGGCGAGGGGCAGCGGGTGGACACCCGGGCGGCGATCGCCGCGGAACCGTCCGACAGGAGCCTGGCGGCCGTGCTGCTGCCGTTCAGCATCCTGGCGCTGGCCACCTCCGTGTTCGTCGCCTCCGCCACCTACCGGGCCGTCTACGCGCAACGCCGGCGGCACACCGCGCTGCTGCGCTGCCTCGGCGCGCACCGCGGCCCGCTGGTGTGGGCGAACCTCCTCGAAGCGCTGGTCACCGGCGTGGTCGCGGGCCTGGTCGGCGCGGTGCTCGGCGGGTCGGTGGCCTGGCTGCTGGCCAGGCTGTTCGACGCCACCGGGCTGTCCTCGATCCTCGGCGCGGTCGAGTTGAGCCCGGCGCTGCTGCCCACCGTCGGCCAGACCGTGATCGGTGTCGTCACGGCGGCCACCCTCAGCGCGTTCGCCGCGGTCCGGCCCGCGCTGGCCGCCGCGCGCGTCTCGCCGCTTGCGGCACTGCGGACGTCCGAAGGCCAGACGCCCGACCGGGCCGTGGTGCGCCGTCGGCGGATCTTCGGCATCGTGCTCGTGGCGGCGGCGGGCGTCATGGGCGCGCTGGCCGTGCTCGCCCAAGGCTCGCTGGCGGCGATCTTCCTGGTCCTGTTCTCCGGCATCACCGCCGTGTTCGGCCTGTTCGGCGTGCTCGGGCCGGTCGTCGTGCCCGCGCTGGGCCGGATCTTCGGCTCGGTCGCGAGCCGCTTCGGGGGCGCGCAGTGGAAGCTCGCGGCGGCCGAGGTGCGGCGGGTGCCGCAGCGGTCCGCGTCGGTGGCGATGCCGCTGCTCCTGGCCGCCGCCATGGTCACGTTCTTCGCCGTCACGGTGGGTTCGGCACAGCGCATGGAGGACGAGTTCAGCAACGAGCCGCAGCCCGACGCGGTGGTGGCGGACTCGGGCGGGCGCGCCCTGGACGGCGGTGTCGGCGCGGCGGCCAACCGGCCCGAAGCGGCGACCACGGTCGTGGTGCACGGCGTCGAGGCCGACCAGACCGACGCCGAGGGCCACACGTTCCCGACGCAGGTCGTCGGTGCCGACCCCGAGCCCATGCGCGAGTGGCTGACCAGGCAGAACGTCGACGCCCGGGACTTCGGGCCGGGCACCGTCATGCTCGACGAGTGGTACGCCGAGCGGTTCGGCGCGCAGCTCGGCCGGCCGTTCACGGTCCCGGGGCTGCCCGGCGGCCCGCGCACGGCCACGTTCGTGGGCACGTTCACCGGCTCGATGCTGGACGACGCCGACGTGGTGCTGGCCGACCCGGACCTCGGGCCCGCGACGAAGGTGCTGGTGGCGTTCGCGCCGGGGGCGGACCCGGCCGCCTACCAGGCGGGCGTGCGGGCCGCGCTGGCCGACTCGCCCACCGTTCTGGTGAAGACCAAGGCGGAGACGAGCGCGCAGAACCAGCGCTACCTCGACCTGGGGATCGTGCTGCTGATGGTGCTGCTGGGGCTGTCCGTCGCGGTCGCCGTGACCGGCATCGGGACCGCGTTGACGATCTCCGTCCAGGAGCGCCGCAAGGAGCTGGCGCTGCGGCGCGCGCTGGGCGTCACCAAGGGCGGCCTGCAAGGCGGCGTGGTGGCCGAAGCGGTGCTGTTGTCGCTGGTCGGCGTGCTGGGCGGGGGTGTGTTCGGCCTCGTCTACGCCGAGCTGACGCTGGCCGCGGTCGGCGTGCTCGTGTGGCCGACGGCGGCCGTGGCGCCGCTGCTGGTCGGCGGCGCGGGCGTGGTGGTCCTGGCGGTGCTCGCCGCGTTCGGCCCGGCCCGCGGCGCGTCCCGGATCAGGCCCGCCGCCGGGCTCGCCGCCGGCTGAAACGTGACCCCGGTCCGGGCGGTGTGCCGGTGGAAGGTCGTACTCTGCGTACATGCGGCGGATCATGGGAACCGAAGTCGAGTACGGCATCTCGGTGCCGGGTGACGCGACGGCGAACCCGGTGCTCACCTCGACACAGGTCGTGCTGGCCTACGCGGCGGCCGCCGACATACCGCGGGCGCGCCGGGCGCGCTGGGACTACGAGGTCGAATCGCCGTTGCGCGACGCGCGCGGCTTCGACCTCGGCACCCCCGGCGGCCACCCGGGCGACAGCGATGTCGAGGACCTGGGCGCGGCCAACGTCATCCTCACCAACGGCGCGCGCCTCTACGTGGACCACGCGCACCCCGAGTACTCCGCGCCCGAGGTCACCAACGCCCGCGACGCGGTGATCTGGGACAAGGCGGGGGAGCGGGTGATGGAGGAGGCCGCGATGCGCGCCGCCACCGTCCCCGGCCAGCCCCGCCTGCAGCTCTACAAGAACAACGTCGACGGCAAGGGCGCCAGCTACGGCACCCACGAGAACTACCTGATGCAGCGCAGCACGCCGTTCACCGCGGTGATCGCCGGGCTGACGCCGTTCTTCGTGTCGCGGCAGGTCGTCGTCGGCTCCGGCCGCGTCGGCATCGGCGCGGCGGGCGAGGAGGCCGGCTACCAGCTGTCCCAGCGCTCGGACTACATCGAGGTCGAGGTCGGCCTGGAGACCACGCTCAAGCGCGGCATCATCAACACCCGCGACGAGCCGCACGCCGACGCGGACAAGTACCGCAGGCTGCACGTCATCATCGGCGACGCGAACCTGGCCGAGTACTCCACCTACATCAAGTGCGGCTCGACGTCGCTGGTGCTCGACATGATCGAGGCCGGCCGCCGGTTCGACGACCTGCGCCTGCAGGAGCCGGTCCGGGCGGTGCACCAGATCAGCCACGACCCGACGCTCAAGACCAAGGTCGAGCTGTCCAACGGCCGCAAGTTCACCGGCCTGGACCTCCAGTTCGCCTACTACGAGCGCGCCTCGGCGTTCGTGGAGCAGGAGGGCTACGGCGACCGGGACGTGCTGCGGGTGTGGGGCGAGGTGCTCGACGCGCTGGCCCGCGACCCGCAGGAGTGCGCCGACCGCCTCGACTGGGTGGCGAAACTGCGGTTGCTCGAAGGGTATCGGTCCCGGGACGGCCTCGCCTGGGGCTCGCCCCGGCTGTCCCTGGTCGACCTGCAGTACTCCGACGTGCGGCTGGACAAGGGCCTCTACAACCGGCTGGTGGCCCGCGGCTCGATGAAGCGCCTGGTCAGCGAGGAGGAGGTGCGGGCGGCGATCCTCGCGCCGCCGGAGGACACGCGCGCCTACTTCCGCGGCCGGTGCCTGGAGCGCTACCCCACTTCGGTGGCCGCCGCCTCGTGGGATTCGGTGATCTTCGACCTCGGTCGGGAGTCACTCGTCCGGATCCCCACCCTGGAACCGCTGCGCGGCACGAAAGCGCACGTCGGAGCCCTGCTGGAGGCCTCGGACACGGCCGAGCAGCTGGTGGAGGCGCTCACCAGGGGCTGATCAACAGACCCGAGTGGCGGGCACAGGATGTCGTGCCTGGTGGGTAGTGTTTAACTCGCAGGACCCGAAGACCGGGAGGTCGACATGGCCCAGGAACAGGTTCAGCGCCAAGGCGGCGGTGACGGCGACGAGAACGGCGACGGCGCGGCCGGCGCCGGCCAGGAACGCCGCGAGAAGCTCGGCGAGGACGTCGACGCCATCCTCGACGAGATCGACGACGTGCTCGAGGAGAACGCCGAGGACTTCGTCCGCGCATACGTGCAAAAGGGCGGCGAGTAAGAAGCCGCCGGCGGGACAGGAGAAGAACGCACACATGGACCACAGCTCGACCGGGCACTACCCGGCCGCGTCGCTGCCCCCGGCCTACCTCAGGCCGGGGTCGTCGTCGTTCACCGATTTCCTCCGCGCCCAGGCTCCCGAACTGCTGCCGTCGAGCCGCCACCTGCCCGAGGGCAGCGCGGTGCAGGCTCCGCACGGCACGACCATCGTCGCCCTCACCTTCAAGGGCGGCGTGGTCATCGCGGGCGACCGGCGCGCCACGATGGGCAACGTGATCGCCCAGCGCGACATGAAGAAGGTGTTCATCACCGACGACTACTCGGCGGTGGGCATCGCGGGCACGGCGGGCATCGCGGTCGAGATCGTCCGGCTCTACGCGGTCGAGCTCCGGCACTACGAGAAGATCGAGGGCGTCTCGCTGTCGCTGGACGGCAAGGCGAACCGGCTCTCCGCGATGATCAAGGGCAACCTCGACGCGGCGCTCGCGGGCCTCGCGGTCGTGCCGCTGTTCGCGGGCTTCGACACCGCCGCGCCCGACCCGGACCGCGCGGGCCGCATCATCTCCTACGACGTGACCGGCGGCCGGTACGAGGAGTCGCAGGGCTACCAGGCCGTGGGCTCGGGCTCGCTGTTCGCGAAGTCGGCGATGAAGAAGCTCTACGACCCGGACGCGGACGCCGAGGCCGCCGCCAGGACGGCGATCGAGGCGCTGTACGACGCGGCGGACGACGACTCGGGCACCGGCGGCCCGGATGTGATCCGCAAGATCTACCCGGTCGTGGTGACGATCACCGCCGACGGGGCGGTCCACCTGCCCGACGCCGACACCGCCGCGTTGGCCGAGTCGGTCGTCGAGGGCCGCAAGGCCAGGCCGGCGGGCTGAGAGCCGTGTCGACCCCCATCCCCACCCGCATCCGCCGAGCCCGGGAGCCGCAGCAGTGACGATGCCGTTGTACGCCTCACCCGAGCAGATCCTCCGCGACCGCGCGGAGTACGCCCGGAAGGGCATCGCCCGAGGCCGGAGCGT is a window from the Saccharothrix saharensis genome containing:
- a CDS encoding ubiquitin-like protein Pup: MAQEQVQRQGGGDGDENGDGAAGAGQERREKLGEDVDAILDEIDDVLEENAEDFVRAYVQKGGE
- a CDS encoding NUDIX hydrolase, encoding MEHVVVVDPDGTPIGTATRARMREEGLWHLCAAIVVRSSDGTRLYVHRRTDTKDVYPGLYDPTCGGVVAAGETPDECAVRELAEELGVRAVPEFRFSTPFVDGTIRYVAHVYEVRSDGPFTHQPEEVAWGGWLGVDEVRALAEDPGWPAVPDGRALIREWLRWA
- the dop gene encoding depupylase/deamidase Dop produces the protein MRRIMGTEVEYGISVPGDATANPVLTSTQVVLAYAAAADIPRARRARWDYEVESPLRDARGFDLGTPGGHPGDSDVEDLGAANVILTNGARLYVDHAHPEYSAPEVTNARDAVIWDKAGERVMEEAAMRAATVPGQPRLQLYKNNVDGKGASYGTHENYLMQRSTPFTAVIAGLTPFFVSRQVVVGSGRVGIGAAGEEAGYQLSQRSDYIEVEVGLETTLKRGIINTRDEPHADADKYRRLHVIIGDANLAEYSTYIKCGSTSLVLDMIEAGRRFDDLRLQEPVRAVHQISHDPTLKTKVELSNGRKFTGLDLQFAYYERASAFVEQEGYGDRDVLRVWGEVLDALARDPQECADRLDWVAKLRLLEGYRSRDGLAWGSPRLSLVDLQYSDVRLDKGLYNRLVARGSMKRLVSEEEVRAAILAPPEDTRAYFRGRCLERYPTSVAAASWDSVIFDLGRESLVRIPTLEPLRGTKAHVGALLEASDTAEQLVEALTRG
- a CDS encoding FtsX-like permease family protein; this encodes MPTSLRLAVAEVRDRPGRAVLPGVALVVGIACLLAALMLSDAMVRATDEGAPTVPAGVDLVVRPPVYGGADLDQATADRVAHVAGVTAAQPIREVRADLLLDGGRAGDRRATADIEPDRADLHRVPILEGRSPGPDGEIAIDRVTAYEHGLKPGASIRMADAAGEPIDVVVRGITKRGSVGEEPVIVVGEALAARLGGTPRVEAIYVVGGDRAAVAQVVGEGQRVDTRAAIAAEPSDRSLAAVLLPFSILALATSVFVASATYRAVYAQRRRHTALLRCLGAHRGPLVWANLLEALVTGVVAGLVGAVLGGSVAWLLARLFDATGLSSILGAVELSPALLPTVGQTVIGVVTAATLSAFAAVRPALAAARVSPLAALRTSEGQTPDRAVVRRRRIFGIVLVAAAGVMGALAVLAQGSLAAIFLVLFSGITAVFGLFGVLGPVVVPALGRIFGSVASRFGGAQWKLAAAEVRRVPQRSASVAMPLLLAAAMVTFFAVTVGSAQRMEDEFSNEPQPDAVVADSGGRALDGGVGAAANRPEAATTVVVHGVEADQTDAEGHTFPTQVVGADPEPMREWLTRQNVDARDFGPGTVMLDEWYAERFGAQLGRPFTVPGLPGGPRTATFVGTFTGSMLDDADVVLADPDLGPATKVLVAFAPGADPAAYQAGVRAALADSPTVLVKTKAETSAQNQRYLDLGIVLLMVLLGLSVAVAVTGIGTALTISVQERRKELALRRALGVTKGGLQGGVVAEAVLLSLVGVLGGGVFGLVYAELTLAAVGVLVWPTAAVAPLLVGGAGVVVLAVLAAFGPARGASRIRPAAGLAAG
- the prcB gene encoding proteasome subunit beta yields the protein MDHSSTGHYPAASLPPAYLRPGSSSFTDFLRAQAPELLPSSRHLPEGSAVQAPHGTTIVALTFKGGVVIAGDRRATMGNVIAQRDMKKVFITDDYSAVGIAGTAGIAVEIVRLYAVELRHYEKIEGVSLSLDGKANRLSAMIKGNLDAALAGLAVVPLFAGFDTAAPDPDRAGRIISYDVTGGRYEESQGYQAVGSGSLFAKSAMKKLYDPDADAEAAARTAIEALYDAADDDSGTGGPDVIRKIYPVVVTITADGAVHLPDADTAALAESVVEGRKARPAG